A genomic window from Anthocerotibacter panamensis C109 includes:
- a CDS encoding dihydrolipoamide acetyltransferase family protein, whose translation MTFAVRFEKTMREVSMPALSSTMTEGKVVTWKKQVGDRVEKGDTLLVVESDKADMDVESFESGYLAQILVDAGATSAVGAAIGLIAKDEAELSIAQKNPVKLAPVAQVAVTAADPVSAAPPKITTPAPASSGRIVASPRARAVAKELGIDLSVIATVSGRGRIEEADVRAAATAPVIPAATTKPAVVPPIVSGEIAALSTLQQALVRNMEASLQVPSFRVGYTITTDNLDRLYQKIKAKGVTMTTLLVKAVANTLKRHPLVNNAYTPQGIHQNQQINVAVAVAMDDGGLITPVLRQADQKDVYQLSREWKDLVARARTRSLKPEEYNTGTFTISNLGMFGVDRFDAIVPAGTGGILAVGAALAQVVVLEDGVSFGIRKQMQVNLTGDHRVFYGAHAAQFLKDLALLVEKDPQQLTL comes from the coding sequence CCTTGAGTTCTACCATGACCGAGGGAAAGGTGGTTACCTGGAAGAAACAAGTGGGTGACCGGGTAGAAAAAGGCGACACACTGCTTGTCGTCGAGTCGGATAAGGCGGACATGGACGTGGAATCTTTCGAGAGTGGGTACTTAGCTCAGATCCTCGTCGATGCGGGCGCGACCTCAGCCGTGGGTGCAGCGATTGGTCTTATCGCCAAAGACGAAGCAGAATTGTCCATAGCCCAAAAAAATCCAGTCAAACTTGCTCCTGTAGCCCAGGTTGCGGTCACAGCCGCAGACCCCGTCAGTGCCGCGCCACCTAAGATAACCACCCCTGCACCTGCTAGTTCAGGGCGGATCGTTGCCTCGCCACGGGCGCGGGCGGTGGCTAAAGAATTGGGCATCGATCTGAGTGTAATTGCTACTGTTAGTGGCCGAGGACGGATCGAGGAAGCCGATGTGCGCGCAGCAGCTACCGCCCCTGTGATTCCCGCTGCCACAACAAAACCCGCCGTAGTGCCGCCAATAGTGTCTGGAGAAATTGCCGCGCTCAGCACCCTCCAGCAAGCACTTGTGCGCAACATGGAGGCGAGCTTGCAGGTCCCTAGCTTCCGAGTCGGCTACACCATTACCACCGACAACCTAGACCGGCTCTACCAAAAGATCAAGGCCAAAGGGGTGACGATGACGACCCTCTTGGTTAAGGCAGTAGCTAACACGCTCAAGCGCCATCCCTTGGTCAACAACGCCTACACGCCCCAAGGTATTCATCAGAATCAACAGATAAATGTCGCGGTAGCTGTAGCGATGGACGATGGGGGTTTGATCACCCCGGTTCTGCGGCAGGCGGACCAAAAAGATGTCTACCAGCTTTCGCGAGAATGGAAAGACTTGGTGGCGCGGGCACGCACCCGCAGCCTCAAGCCCGAGGAATACAACACGGGGACCTTCACCATCTCGAATCTGGGTATGTTCGGCGTGGACCGCTTTGATGCCATTGTACCTGCGGGCACTGGGGGTATCCTGGCTGTCGGGGCGGCCCTAGCCCAAGTCGTAGTACTGGAAGACGGGGTCAGTTTTGGGATTCGCAAGCAGATGCAGGTCAACCTCACCGGGGACCACCGGGTCTTTTACGGAGCCCACGCCGCGCAGTTCCTCAAAGACTTGGCGCTCTTGGTAGAAAAAGACCCGCAGCAGTTGACCCTTTAA
- the secF gene encoding protein translocase subunit SecF: MAIDVVGKRKLWLGLSAALVAVGIIAMLVSIVTLGSPVRLGIDFTGGTLLQLRFDKKEQVSNTGEVRAVLEKKNLGTSVIQPLGERDLQIRTSPLSQQDRLALQDLLKQNLKPFTIQGIQEVGPTLGKELFVNGLLSLLVTFGAIAVYVAWRFEPDFAVFAFLAMAHDVLIAIGFFAVLGLVAGVEVDTLFVVALLTIIGFSMTDTVVVYDRIRENVKFVSRKKPFAQVVNDSINQTFARSINTSLTALLTLFALFFFGGTTLKDFSLALIIGFASGTYSSIFNASILLVVWREYKARQKLNAKAS, from the coding sequence ATGGCTATTGATGTAGTGGGTAAGCGGAAACTCTGGTTGGGCCTGTCAGCGGCCTTGGTTGCAGTGGGCATCATTGCCATGTTGGTCTCGATAGTGACTCTGGGTAGCCCGGTTCGTTTGGGGATTGATTTTACCGGGGGGACGCTCCTCCAGTTGCGTTTTGACAAAAAGGAGCAGGTCTCGAACACGGGGGAAGTACGCGCGGTCCTCGAGAAGAAAAACCTGGGCACCAGCGTGATTCAGCCTTTGGGCGAAAGGGACCTCCAAATCCGTACCAGCCCCCTGAGCCAACAGGACCGTCTGGCGCTGCAAGACCTGCTCAAGCAAAACCTCAAACCTTTCACGATTCAGGGTATCCAGGAAGTTGGCCCCACCTTGGGCAAGGAGTTGTTTGTCAACGGTCTACTGTCGCTGTTGGTGACATTTGGCGCGATTGCAGTCTATGTGGCTTGGCGGTTTGAACCGGACTTTGCGGTCTTTGCTTTTCTGGCGATGGCGCACGATGTCCTGATCGCCATCGGCTTTTTTGCCGTGTTGGGTCTGGTTGCAGGGGTTGAAGTAGATACGCTCTTCGTCGTGGCTTTGCTCACCATCATCGGGTTTTCGATGACTGACACGGTGGTGGTCTACGACCGGATTCGCGAAAATGTAAAGTTTGTCTCGCGCAAGAAACCCTTCGCGCAAGTGGTCAACGACTCGATTAATCAGACTTTCGCCCGTTCGATCAACACTTCTCTGACGGCGCTTCTCACCCTTTTTGCCCTATTCTTTTTTGGCGGTACGACCCTCAAGGACTTTTCTTTGGCGCTTATTATCGGGTTCGCCTCGGGCACCTATTCGAGCATCTTCAACGCCTCGATCCTGCTGGTGGTCTGGCGTGAATATAAGGCGCGTCAGAAGCTCAACGCTAAGGCTTCTTAG
- the thiO gene encoding glycine oxidase ThiO, protein MKDVLILGGGVIGLSVAVELACRGLSVQVLDARRPGAASTAAAGMLAPDAEGLSSGPLGALGRTSRALWSQWQTHLESLTGSGVGYWPSGILCPTVEVPSLKEQWWDRARVEPWVPGLGEAFVGAFWHPEDGQVDPRRLVKVLEAACIRLKVTITAAVVDRLEVGAKAVQAVHTDQGSFDAGEYVLCSGSWSAQLLALPVFPVKGQMLALQMPEPGLKCVVFGPGAYLVPRRDGRLVVGATQEQVGFLPGTTDAGLAQLLVGVKALLPEAATWPILETWYGYRPATPDAMPILGAGPHRNLWLATGHHRNGILLSPVTATLLADAITGRPVPQLEPFSYTRFCDAHAPLVAYCSLAHPSSVGS, encoded by the coding sequence ATGAAGGATGTATTGATTCTGGGGGGCGGGGTCATTGGTCTCTCTGTGGCGGTGGAACTTGCCTGCCGGGGGCTGAGCGTACAGGTCTTAGATGCCCGTCGTCCGGGTGCGGCTTCGACCGCCGCCGCCGGGATGCTCGCCCCCGATGCCGAAGGGCTGTCCTCCGGTCCTTTGGGAGCTTTGGGCCGAACCAGTCGCGCCCTCTGGTCGCAGTGGCAGACGCACCTGGAATCCCTGACCGGGTCCGGGGTCGGCTACTGGCCTTCGGGTATCCTCTGTCCTACCGTTGAGGTTCCCTCTTTAAAGGAGCAGTGGTGGGACCGGGCGCGGGTTGAGCCATGGGTGCCGGGATTGGGAGAAGCATTTGTCGGGGCCTTTTGGCACCCAGAGGATGGGCAGGTGGACCCGCGCCGCCTTGTCAAAGTCCTTGAAGCGGCCTGCATCCGCCTCAAGGTGACCATCACGGCTGCGGTGGTGGACCGTTTAGAGGTGGGGGCTAAGGCTGTCCAGGCGGTGCACACAGACCAGGGTAGCTTTGATGCGGGTGAGTATGTCCTGTGCAGCGGGAGTTGGTCGGCGCAGTTGCTCGCGCTCCCAGTTTTCCCGGTCAAAGGCCAGATGTTGGCGCTCCAGATGCCGGAACCTGGCTTGAAATGTGTGGTCTTTGGTCCGGGGGCCTATCTGGTCCCGCGCCGCGATGGGCGCTTGGTGGTCGGGGCGACGCAGGAGCAGGTGGGTTTTCTGCCTGGAACGACAGATGCGGGTCTTGCCCAACTGTTGGTTGGCGTGAAAGCACTTCTGCCCGAAGCCGCTACTTGGCCTATTTTGGAAACGTGGTATGGTTATCGACCGGCGACCCCTGACGCCATGCCCATCCTCGGGGCGGGTCCTCACCGGAATTTGTGGCTGGCGACGGGCCATCACCGCAACGGGATTCTCCTGAGCCCTGTGACGGCTACTCTGCTCGCAGACGCCATCACGGGTCGTCCAGTGCCGCAGCTAGAGCCTTTTAGCTATACGCGCTTCTGTGACGCGCATGCTCCGCTTGTGGCTTATTGCAGCCTTGCTCATCCAAGTTCGGTCGGGTCATAA
- a CDS encoding ferritin-like domain-containing protein has translation MKRSIVELMNVSSDQHDLNWLKDSLQAAIELELSTLPPYLCALWSIKISSGTAYSLIKNIVLEEMLHMGLACNMLTALGVAPVINNKSDVPTYPGPLPGGVRPWLTVYLAGLTKDYLNRVCMQIEFPEDGPIAPPPSLVASSENYPTIGAFYDAILAAFMTLDPPLSLTNQLDGATLNGYPLYTIASLDDVKKAITEIKEQGEGTSQSPGDGGSGGEFAHYYEFAEIFYGKTLVQQSDGSWKYTGDTVAFPEVYPMTPIPKGGYVNPSPTVQAALLSFNQTYTSLLSSLESAWAKGSEDDLSAAIGTMFSLKSLAVALMKMPLPDGSGGVYGPDFLLASS, from the coding sequence ATGAAAAGATCCATCGTTGAATTGATGAACGTCTCCTCGGATCAGCATGATTTGAATTGGCTTAAAGATAGTTTACAGGCAGCTATCGAACTTGAATTATCTACGCTCCCTCCCTATCTTTGTGCGCTGTGGTCGATAAAAATTTCTTCGGGAACTGCCTATAGTTTGATTAAAAATATCGTTCTTGAAGAAATGCTACACATGGGACTGGCCTGTAACATGCTTACGGCGCTTGGAGTTGCACCCGTGATTAACAACAAAAGCGATGTCCCAACTTATCCCGGCCCATTACCAGGAGGAGTAAGACCCTGGCTTACAGTATATTTAGCAGGCTTGACTAAAGACTACCTGAATCGTGTATGTATGCAAATCGAGTTCCCTGAAGATGGACCCATTGCACCGCCCCCTTCCCTAGTTGCAAGCAGTGAAAACTATCCAACTATTGGTGCCTTCTATGATGCCATACTTGCTGCTTTTATGACCTTAGATCCGCCTCTTAGCCTAACCAATCAACTCGATGGAGCAACGCTCAACGGCTATCCTTTATACACGATTGCCAGTCTTGACGATGTTAAAAAAGCAATCACGGAGATCAAAGAGCAAGGAGAAGGCACTTCACAGTCTCCTGGGGATGGTGGTTCTGGAGGGGAGTTCGCCCATTACTACGAATTTGCTGAGATCTTCTACGGGAAAACCCTTGTGCAGCAAAGTGATGGCTCCTGGAAATATACAGGTGATACTGTTGCTTTCCCTGAGGTCTATCCCATGACACCTATTCCTAAGGGTGGATATGTCAATCCATCCCCAACAGTCCAGGCAGCTTTACTCAGCTTTAATCAGACCTATACAAGTTTGTTAAGCTCCCTAGAAAGTGCTTGGGCAAAGGGTTCTGAAGATGATTTATCTGCCGCTATTGGTACTATGTTTTCTCTGAAGTCTCTCGCTGTTGCGCTCATGAAGATGCCCCTCCCTGATGGGAGTGGCGGTGTTTATGGACCGGACTTCCTGTTGGCATCTAGCTAA
- a CDS encoding DUF1611 domain-containing protein, giving the protein MSKTAHGLVRGTERYKILAVIDGPTAGRDAGEVLDGLARGIPIYATISDLLQASPVKPDYCIVGIATHGGKLEPGLRVLLLEAIRAGISVVNGLHEYAGDDPNLVQAAQETGVCITDIRRPKPKDQLHFWTGEIRTLSTPRIAVLGTDCSLGKRTTTRLLAQTCQENGIQAQWIYTGQTGWLQGAPVGFVLDSVTNDFVSGEVEHALLTCARRFDPEVIFIEGQSSLRNPSGPCGSEFIISGGAKGVILQHAPGRIYFSGYEQEGYRIPPLAEEIALIRLLGAQVLAVTLNSKGLGAEALQQAQTRLSQELNLPVVCPLEEGLSALLPVLRDFITRESQA; this is encoded by the coding sequence ATGAGCAAGACCGCCCATGGACTGGTGCGGGGCACAGAGCGCTATAAAATTCTGGCAGTTATTGACGGACCCACCGCAGGGCGGGACGCGGGAGAAGTGCTAGATGGCTTGGCGCGGGGTATTCCTATCTACGCCACTATCTCCGACCTACTCCAAGCCAGCCCGGTCAAGCCCGACTATTGCATCGTCGGTATCGCCACCCATGGCGGAAAACTGGAACCCGGACTGCGCGTGCTACTGCTCGAAGCGATTCGGGCGGGGATATCTGTCGTCAATGGCCTCCACGAGTACGCTGGGGATGACCCAAATCTAGTTCAGGCTGCGCAAGAAACAGGCGTCTGCATCACCGATATCCGCCGCCCCAAGCCCAAAGACCAACTCCACTTCTGGACCGGGGAGATCCGTACCCTGAGTACCCCACGCATCGCGGTCCTCGGCACCGACTGCTCCCTCGGCAAACGTACCACCACCCGCCTGCTTGCGCAGACCTGTCAGGAAAACGGCATTCAGGCACAGTGGATCTATACCGGGCAGACGGGCTGGCTGCAAGGGGCTCCTGTGGGCTTCGTACTCGACTCGGTGACCAATGATTTTGTAAGCGGCGAAGTAGAACATGCCCTCTTGACCTGCGCGCGCCGCTTTGACCCGGAAGTGATTTTTATTGAGGGACAGTCCTCCCTGCGCAATCCCTCGGGACCGTGCGGCTCAGAATTTATAATTTCCGGTGGAGCAAAAGGAGTCATCCTCCAACATGCTCCGGGGCGTATTTATTTCAGTGGCTATGAGCAAGAAGGCTACCGCATCCCTCCTCTCGCGGAGGAAATAGCCTTGATTCGCCTTTTGGGAGCCCAAGTCCTCGCCGTCACCCTCAACAGCAAAGGGCTCGGCGCTGAAGCTTTGCAGCAAGCCCAGACCCGGCTCAGCCAGGAGTTAAACCTGCCTGTCGTCTGCCCCCTAGAAGAAGGGCTCAGCGCCCTACTGCCCGTCCTGCGCGACTTCATCACCCGCGAGTCTCAAGCATGA